From one Brachypodium distachyon strain Bd21 chromosome 4, Brachypodium_distachyon_v3.0, whole genome shotgun sequence genomic stretch:
- the LOC104584676 gene encoding uncharacterized protein LOC104584676, which translates to MATPRFLAVLFIAALLLALSFPQGSVVIVEGRKVQVMRAAGHYGRRWRSPLGGGGATRLLQEEEGAGGMVSTVADYSEPKANTNPHGNVPATPEYPTSPPGH; encoded by the exons ATGGCCACGCCGAGATTTCTCGCCGTCCTCTTCATCGCGGCTCTCCTACTCGCCCTCTCCTTCCCACAAG GTTCGGTGGTGATTGTGGAAGGGAGGAAGGTGCAGGTGATGAGGGCGGCGGGGCACTACGGCCGCCGGTGGCGCTCGcccctcggcggcggcggcgccacccggctgctgcaggaggaggagggcgccggcgggatGGTGTCGACGGTGGCGGACTACTCGGAGCCTAAGGCCAACACCAACCCCCACGGCAACGTGCCCGCTACGCCGGAGTAccccacctcgccgccggggCACTGA
- the LOC106866724 gene encoding uncharacterized protein LOC106866724, which produces MTVCTPVSTPIDARAKLDADSGAPVSDASEYRSLVGALQYLTMTRPNLQYAVQQACLYMHAPREPHLTLVKRILRYVHGTTTLGLHLRRSLQLDLVVYSDANWAGCTDTRRSTSGYAVFLGDALVSWSSKRQPTVSRSSAEAEYRGELLASPAPRRAPCSPQPCDRRVL; this is translated from the coding sequence ATGACCGTCTGCACGCCCGTCTCCACGCCGATCGACGCACGCGCCAAGCTGGATGCCGACTCCGGCGCACCGGTCTCCGACGCGTCTGAGTACAGGAGCCTCGTCGGGGCTCTCCAGTACCTCACGATGACACGCCCAAATCTCCAGTATGCCGTGCAACAGGCGTGTCTCTACATGCACGCTCCCCGGGAACCTCACTTGACGCTGGTGAAGCGCATCCTGCGCTATGTTCACGGCACCACGACTCTTGGTCTGCATCTCCGCCGGTCATTGCAGCTGGACCTTGTCGTCTACTCCGACGCCAACTGGGCCGGGTGCACCGACACTCGCCGCTCCACTTCCGGGTATGCGGTGTTCCTTGGTGATGCACTGGTGTCATGGTCGTCGAAGCGCCAGCCCACCGTCTCCCGCTCCAGCGCCGAGGCAGAGTACCGCGGCGAGCTGCTGGCTTCGCCAGCTCCTCGGCGAGCTCCATGTTCCCCTCAACCGTGCGACCGTCGTGTACTGTGA